The stretch of DNA TCACCGACCGGTCGGGCCGCGTGCTGCGCCCGCGCGGCCTGAACCTCGGCAAGACCGACACGGTGACCGAGGAACGGGTGGCCCACGCCGCCCGGGCCGGATTCACCCTGCTCCGGCTCAACATCCAGTGGGAGCGCGTCGAACCCCGGCGCGGCCACTACGACACCGGCTACCTGCGCTACCTGGACCGGGTGCTGGACTGGGCCGACCGCCACCGGATGCTGGTCCTCGTCGACTGGCACCAGGACGTGTACGGGCCGGCGTTCGGGAGCAACGGCATCCCCGCCTGGGCCACCCGCACCGACGGACTGCCGTTCGAGCCCGACCCCGACGACTGGTTCGCCGGCTACTTCCAGCCGGCCGTCCAGGCCGCCTTCCGTCACCTCTACGACGACCCCGATCTGCGGGCCGCCCAGACCAGGGTCTACGCCGAGGTCGCCGCGGCCCTGCGTGGTCACCGCTCGCTGCTGGGCTACGACCTGTTCAACGAGCCTTTCGGCCCGATCGCGGGTGATCCGCTGGATCCCGGGAACCAGATCGCCGCCGCGGCCGAACTCGAACGCGGACGGCTCGCCGCGATGTACCGGAGGCTGATCGGTGCCGTCCGGGCCGAGGACCCGGACGCGTGGCTGTTCGTCGAACCCACCGTACTGGTCGGGCAGGGCGTGCCCACCGAGCTGCCCCGCTTCACCGACCCCCGCCGGGGCCCCGACCGGCTGGGCTACGCGCCGCACTACTACGACACCGCCGTGGAGTCCGGCGCCGACTGGGACCCCGCCGGCGGCTTCGTGGAGAACTACGAAGCCGCCGTCACCGGCTACCCCACCGCCCACCGGCTGCCGGTGCTGGTCGGGGAGTGGGGCCCACCGAAGGCCACCACCCCCGGCAACGCCGAGCTGATCCGCCGCCAGGTCGCCTCCATGAACGGCTTCGCCGCGGGCTGGGCCATGTGGTACGACTGCCGGGCCCCGGACGGCGGGGGCTACTGCGCGCACGACGCGGACGGCACCCCGGCGCCCGGCAAGGAACCGGCCTTCGCCCCGTACGCGCCCGCGGTGGCCGGGACACCCGGCGCCGAACACCACGACGCGGCCACCGGTACCTACACCCTGACCTTCACCGCCGGCCGGACCACCCGCCACGCCTGGACCACGGTCACCCTGCCCGTCACGGCCTTCCCGCGCGGCGCCGAACTTAGCACCTCCGGAGGGGGACCGGCAGTGATCCGCACCGCCGCGGGACGGGCGCACCTGCTGTTCCCCGGCGCGCGCCCCGGGGCCGAGGTCCGCGTGACGGCGACCGCCCGGTGACCACCCGCGGGCCCGGTGCCGGGGCTCCGCGGGTCCGGTGCCGTGACCGCCCACGGGACCGCCCGGCGGCTACCCGCGGAGCGGCGCGGGAGGTGGCACCGGGCGTCCGCGGCCGGACCTCACGCCGGCCCCGTGGCCGGGGCGGTCACTCCTCGCCGAAGCGCGCCACGAAACGGCGCTGCCAGGGCGTCTCCACCGCACGGGGGCTGTAGTGCCGCCGTACGTACGCCACCGCCTCGTCCGGCGGAACCCCGTCGAGGACGGCGATGCACGCCAGCGCCGTCCCGGTCCGCCCCCGCCCACCGCCGCACGCCACCTCGACCCGCTCGTGGGCGGCCCGCCGCAGCGCCTCCCGGAACAGACTCCGGGCCTCCGCACGGTCCTTGGGCAGCAGGAAGTCCGGCCAGCGCAGCCAGCGGGACTCCCACTCCGTCACCGGCGGGCGCTTGCCCAGCAGATGGACCGCGAACGAGGGTACGGGCCCGGACGGGAGGGGGTGGCGCAGGCCCCGGCCGCGGATCATGGCTCCGGAGGGGAAGCGGATCACCCCGGCCGCGGTTGAACTCCAGCTTTCGCTCATGTGAACACCCTAGGCAATATCGCCGAGTTCCCGGGGCCGTCCGGGCCGTTGCCGTGACCCGGTCCGGAAACCCACCATGGCCGGCATGGACCGACCGAGTCAGATCATCGAGTGCGGGGACCTCGTTCTGCGGCGCTGGCGGGGCCGGAGCGACTTCGCCCTGGCGTTCCGGCTGATCGAGGAGTCCGTGGATCACCTCAGCCCCTGGATGCCGTGGGCCGCCGGCCACGGCGAGGAGAGCACCCGGGAGTTCCTGGCGACGTCCGAGGAGAAGTGGGCGAGCGGCGAGACGTTCAACTACGCCGTCGGCAGGGACGGCAGGCTCGTCGGCATGTGCCAGACCTACCGCGGGGCCGACCCCCGGGGCTGGGGACTGGGGTACTGGCTGCACCCCGCCGCCACCGGCCGGGGCATCGCCACCACCGCGGTGGCGGCGCTGATCACCGAGATGTTCACCCTGCCGGGCGTGGAGTACCTGGAGATCAGGCACGATCTGGCCAACACCTCCAGCGGTGCCGTTCCGCGCCGGCTGGGGTTCACCGAGGTCCGGCGGGAGCGGGCGGAGCAACCCGTGGCTCCGGCCTGCTGCGGCATCGACGTCATCTGGCGCCTGGACCGGCCGGCGTCGCCCGCGGCCGGCGGTCCCGCCGGGCCCGCCGTCGGCGCCCCCGCCCGCCGGCCGTCCGGCCGGGTGCCCGGGCACCCGGACCCCGGCACCGGCCGGAGCGGCACCGGCGGTGTGTCGGGCGCCCCGCGTGCGCGGGGCTGTTGACGGCGGGCGCGGCGGCGTACCGCCACCGTGCCCGCCGTCCGCCCCGGGTCACCCGCTGCCGTCCGGCACGCCAGGACGGCCGCGCCGGTCCGGCGGGCGGGCGCAGCCACCGGACCGGCGCCCGCCGTCAGCCCGCCAGGTAGGAGGCGGCCATGTCCTTGTCGCCGTGCCCGGCCTCGATGGCCCGCAGCGACCGGCGGAGCCCGGCGGCCACCCCGTCCACGGTGATGCCCGCCTGTTCGGCGGCGTCCACCACCAGCTGAGCGTCCTTCGCCGCGTTGCTGAGGGAGAAGTTGGTCGTGTAGTCGTCGCCGAGCATCGCCGACGCCTTCGTGCGGAAGTACCCGCTGTCCAGCGGGCCGCCGCTGACCACCTCCACCACCAGGGCCGGGTCCACCCCCAGCGCCTTCGCCACGGCCAGACTCTCCGCCGTGCCGTGCGTCAGCGCCAGGACCAGGGTGTTCAGCGCCAGCTTCAGCCGGCTCCCGGCCCCCGGCTCCTCGGCGACCCACACGGTCCGGCCCCCGATCACGTCGAACACCCGCTGGGCCGCCTCCCGGCCCGTCACGGGGCCGGAGGCGAGCACCACCAGCTTGCCCTGTTCGGCGGGTTGACGGGTGCCCAGGACCGGAGCGTCGAAGTACACCAGACCGTGCCGCTCGGCGAGGCCCATCAGCTCATCGGCGGCGGTGACGCCCACGGTGCTCAGCTGCACCCACACCGTCCCGGGGGACAGCGCCGCGGCCGCGGCCTCCATCGCCTCCAGCACGGCCGCGCCGTCCTTGAGGACGGTCACGACCACATCGGCGCCGGTGACGGCCTCCGCGGGCGTGCCGACGGCCTCGATGCCTCCGGCCGCGGCGAGCGCGTCCGCCTTGGCCCGCGTACGGTTCCACACCCGCACCGCGAAACTCCCGCTCAGGTTCACCGCCACCGGCGCACCGATGATGCCGGTGCCCAGCACCGCCACCCGCCGCTGCCGGGATCCGCCGGACACCGTCTCGGACACCGTCTCGGTCATGTCGATCCTCCATGGGTTGTTGACGAAAGCCTCCGCCACAACGGCGGAGCCTGGGGTTCCGCACCGCACCGCGGGCGGGGAGACGCAGCAGATCACGGCGGAGGGCCGGCGCGGGGACGGCGCTCCGGCCCCGCCCGGCGGCCGCGTCATCGGTCTGCTTTTTTGATCGATCGGTCTGTTATGAGGTGAGGCCGACGAGGGCGCCGTCCGGGTCGGCGCGCCGCACCCGATGCGTGGGCCGGCACCCGTCGCGGCCGGTGCGGGGGCGGCGCGCGCCGGATCAGTCCAGCAGGGCCAGGGCCTGTTCGGCCGCGTCCAGCACGCGGCCGGGGTCCTCGGACGCCTTGCCGACCACCCGCATGCCCTGGAGCAGCACGAGCAGCATCCGGGCGAGCGCCCGCGGGTCGCGCCCCGCCGGCAGCTCGCCCTGGGCCTGCGCCCGCACCAGCGCGGAGTGCAGCAGAGTCTCCAGCCGGTCCCAGTTCAGCTCGACCCGCCGGGCCGCGGCCGGGTCACGCGGGGCCAGCTCGGCGGCCGTGTTGGTCACGAAACACCCCATCAGCCGGTCCTCCTCGGTGGTGGCCTCCGCCGCGAACCGCCGCACCACGGCCCGTACCCCCGGCAGCGCCGGGCCCGGCCGGGACAGCTCGGCCAGCAGACGCGGGCCGCCCGAGCCGATGTAGTGGTCCAGCGCCGCGAGGTAGAGCCGGTGCTTGCTGCCGAAGGTGGCGTAGATGCTCGCCCGGCCGATGCCCAGGTGCTCGACGAGATCCGCCATCGACGTCGCCTCGTAGCCGCGGCGCCAGAACAGTTCGAGAGCTGCCTGCAGCGCGGCGTCCGGATCGAATTCCTTGGTCCTGGCCACAGTCCGGACGGTAGTCCTTACTGAAACGATCAGTCAAATATGGTGGCTGTGGCTGTGGCTGTGGCTGTGGCTGTTGCTGTGGCGGTTCCGGTTGCTCCGGCGCGCCGACGGACCGGCCTTGCGGCAGCCGCCGGCGCACCGTCCCGGGCACGGTGGCGCGGGGCCGCCCCGGGGGCCCCTGGCGAGGCGCGGGCGCTACGGCGGGGATGCCGCGCCGGTGCTCCGGGCACCCGCGCCACCGGCCCGCCGGGGCAACGGGCTGGGGCCGATGTCGGACCCGGCTGACACACTCGCCGGCATGAGCGACGATGTGCGGCTGCGGCCCGTGGAACCGGACGACCTGGAGACCTTCTTCGAGCAGGAGCACGACCCGGAGGCGGTGCGGCGGTCGCACTTCCCGCCCCGTGACCGGGAGACCTTCATGACGCACTGGGCCACCAAGGTGCTGGGTGACCCCGGTGTGCTGGTGCGGGCCGTGTCCGTGGACGGCGAGACGGCCGGCAACGTCGTCTCCTGGTGGATGGGGGACCGGCGCTTCATCGGATACTGGCTCGGCCGGCGGTACTGGGGGAGGGGTGTCGGAACCCGGGCCCTGGCCCTCTTCCTGGAGCTGGAGCGGGTGCGTCCGCTCCACGCCGACCCCCACGCGGCGAACACCGGCTCGGTGCGGCTGCTGGAGCGCGCCGGCTTCCGTCGCGCCGGAACGGAACGGCACGGCGATCAAAAGCACATCATGCTGGTGCTCGACGCGGACGGCGCTCGGGCGAGCTGACGGCACAGCGGGCGAGGCGCGGGGGAGCGGGGCCGCCCGCCCCGGCGGCGTGGTGGTGGCGGTGGGACGAGGCCGGCCCGGTTCACGACGGGGTGAGGACGGTGGGGTGGGCGGCCCTGTCCGCCCGCCCCACCGTTCCGTCCCGCCGCCCCGCCGGATCGTCCGTCGTGCCGCCGGACGGACGACGGCCGTGACCGTGCGGGGCACGCGGACCCGTGCCCCGCCCGGCCTCATCGCCCGGCCCCCGCAGGCGGGGGCGGTCACCACCGCCGGCCACGGCGGTCCCCGCCGCCGGGAACCGGGGTGGCGAAAGCCGGAACGGGGCCGCTCCGTCGCCGGACGGAGCGGCCCCACGCCGGGCCGCAGGCCGGGGAGAGCGTGCGGCGGGCAGTTCAGCCGGGGATCACACGCCCGCGATGGACTGGATCCACGAGCGGTAGGCGGTCACGTTGGTGTACGCGGTGGTGGTCTGCCGGTCGCTGGTGGAGGCGACGCCGACCTGGACGCCGTTCGCCATCATCGGGCCGCCCGAGTCGCCGCCGGCCGTGATGCCGTCACCGCGCCGGGCGCAGATCGCCGAACCCGAGTACGCGTCCCGGCAGCCGCCGGTCACCGAGACGTTGGCCACCTTCAGGTACTGCGACTGGCAGTTGGCCTCGGAACCGCACTGGGACGTGGCGCCCCAGCCGTAGACCTGCACGGTCTGACCCACGCTGACCGACCCGGGCTGGCCCAGCCGGGCGTAGGTGGCCGACACCGAGCGGTCCAGGCGGACCAGCGCCAGGTCCGACGCGGAGTGGGTGTAGGTCTGGGCGCCGTTGGCCGTGGTGCCGCCGCTGGTCTGGTCGAGGCTGCCGATCCGGAACGACAGACCGCCGCCGCTGACGCAGTGCTTGGCGGTGAGGATCCAGGTGGGGGCGATGATCGTGGCCGAACACGTCTGCCGGCCGTTGGAGAACAGCCGCGCGGCCCACGGGGCGTTCTGCGCGTAGCTGCCACCGATGATGTACGGGCCGACATCACTTCTGGGAGCAGGCCGGCTGTCGGCCGACGCGGCGGGGGAGAGCGCGAGCAGGGAGATCAGCGCGGCAGCCAGCGCGGTGATCAGCTTGGGTATACGCAAGGTTCCCTCTTTCCGAAGACACGCGATCGCCTCGCGCGGTGGGGGAGTGACGAGGAATTCCTACGCCCGCCCGCACCGGCACCGGTACCTCCGAATCAGGTCCTAACCCCGTGTTATGGAACCCGGTGCGCCCCGGCAGCCCCCGGCCCCCACGCCCCCGGTCGCCCCCCGCCCCGGCTCCACGCCTCAGGCCTCCGCGTCCCCCGCCCCGGCCGCACGCTATTCGATGGCGCCGCGTTCCCTGGCCGGGCTAGGTTGGCCCGATGCCCCAACTGACGACGACGCGCCTGGTGCTGCGCGAGTGGCGGGAGAGCGACCTGGCTCCCTGGGCCGCCCTGAACGCCGACCCCGAGGTCCGAGCCCACTTCCCCGAGGTCCTCACCGCCGAGCGGAGCGAGGCGTCCGCGCGCGCCTTCCAGGCCGACCTGGAACGCCGGGGCTGGGGGTGGTGGGCGGTCGAGGTCCGGGCCACGGGTGAGTTCATCGGCTTCACGGGACTGGACCCGGTGGATGACGAGATGCCGTTCACCGGCGTGGAGGCCGGCTGGCGGCTGGCCCGCTCGGCGTGGGGACACGGCTACGCCACCGAAGCCGCCCGGGCCGTCCTCGACTTCGGCTTCGACTCCCTGGAACTCCCGGAGATCCTCGCGGTGACGGCGGTCGGCAACACCCGTTCCCGGGCCGTGATGCGCCGGCTGGGCATGAGCCACGACCCGGCGGACGACTTCGACGACCCGACCGTTCCGCCCGGGCCGCTGCGCCGCAGCGTGCTGTACCGCCTGCGCCGTGAGGACCACCGGCGCTGACCCGACCGGCGACGTCCGGAGGGCGGTGGGGCCGGTACACCGCCGCGGGCGGGTGAGAGGCGGACCGCCGTCCACCGGCTCCACCGGCCTGCCGGTGGGCCGGTGGGCCGGGCCCGACGGCCGTCGGGCCCGAGGGCGGTCAGGCTTCCCGGCCGTGGAAGCGCCGGTGCAGGGCGCGCACCTCTTCGGCCGGCCCCGCGACCGGGCCCTCCACGATCACGCCGGGAGCGATCTCCTGCACCGGGAGGGGCCGCACCGGCGCGGCAGGCACCCCCCATTCCTCCAGCCACGCGGTCAGCTGCCGGGAGGACGCCGCGTACACGATGCGTCCCAGCCCCACCCAGCCGTGGGCCGCGGCGCACATCGGGCAGTGCTCGCCGGAGGTGTAGACCGTCGCCGCCGCACGCTCCTGGGGCGTCAGGTGGTCCGCCGCCCAGCGGGCCAGCGCGAACTCCGGATGGCGTGTACGGTCACCGGACGCCACCCGGTTGCGGTCCTCGGCCCGGACCGTGCCGGCGCCGTCCACGAGGAGGGACCCGAACGGCTCGTCCCCCGCCGCCAGCGCCTCGGCCGCCAGCTCCACGCACCGCCGCAGGTGCCGCATGTCCTCGTCGTTCACCATGACCGTACCGGCCCTCCTCAGTCGTGATCTTCGAGGGCCACCCTACGACGTGCGCGGTGCGGAATCCCGGGGCGGTCGACCGCCCCGGGATTCCGCACCGCACACGGTGCCCACGGCCGGGGTATTCCAGCGGAATGCCTTTCCCGGGCCCGGGCCGTTCGGGGGTCGCCGGGAAAACTCGGCAAACCCGCGGCTATTCCCGGCGAACGCCGCCCGCCGGGTGTTCGGGCGGGGATTCACGGAAAGTCTTCGGAAGTGGGTACGGCGCGGGGCCGCGGAACCGGTGTCCCGGATCCGCGGCCCCGCGCACGGCGGCCGGTCGGCCTACCAGCGGTACCAGCGGCCCCTGCGCCCGCCCGTGCCCGCCGGGCGGATGAAGAAGCCCAGCACCCACAGGACGATCACCACGAGCGCGACCCACCACAGGGCCTTCAGTGCGAAGCCGGCACCGAAAAGAACGAGCGCGAGCAGAAGAGCTATCAGCAGGGGAATCATGTGTATCAACCTCCGACGCTCCGTGTGCCCCGCTCGCGCTTGTCCAGACACCTCACGGCGAAAGAATTTTTCTGCTCCGCCCCTCCGGAATACCGGCGCCCGCCCCCGGAGGTTTGAACCGGCACCGGACGGAAATCCGGACGGCGTACCACCTGACGTCGATCAGTGAGGATGTGATGACCGTGGCCGCCGGTGAGAAGGCGAAGGCAGCAGCGGAGCAGGCCAAGGGCAAGGCGAAGGAGGCCGCCGGCCGCGCGGCGGGGAACGAGCGGCTGGAGGCCGAGGGCCGTGGCGAGAAGGCCCGGGGCAATGCCCGCCAGACGAAGGAGAAGGCCAAGGACACCTTCCGCTCCTGATGCCGGAGGTCCGCCTCGCACCCAGGGCCCGCCGTCATCGGCGGGCCCTGCGCCGTGTCCGTCCACCGGCCGCGGTCGTACCCCGCCGGCCCGTCGGCGGGGTACGACCTGTGGTGCCGTGCCGCCCCGGCGCCGCGACCCTCGGCGGACGGCGCCCGGGGCCGGAGCACGGCACCGGGACCGCGCCGGGCGGGGAAACGGCGGGGGCGCCGTCGTCGGGGCCACGACGGAGGAGCGGGCGGACCGAGCGGGCGGACCTGCCGGAAACCGGCAATCGGGAACATATGTTTGCGCCCGGCGCTCGGGGTGAGGCGCATCACAACCGCGCTCGCCGGAAGGAGCCGAGCATGTCCGCTCTCGCCCTGCTGCTGCCCCCGCTGCTGCTCACCCTGATGCTCGCGCTGGGGCGCTATGAGGAACGCATGCTCGGAAGTCCTCCGGGCCGGAGGGAACCGGCCCGTCACCGCCGCCACCTGCGGCTGGTCCGCGACACCGGCCCCGACGACGGCTCCCCGGCCGAAGCCGGCCGGGCGGCCGGGGCCCGGACCGCCGAAGCACGGGCCGACGGGGCGCGCGGGCGCGCCGCTGCCGACGGCGGGGAACGGCACGCCGCCTGACCCGCGGCCCGTGCGGAGGGGGGCCGGCACCACGGTGCCGGCCCCCCTCCGCACGGGCCGCGACGCGCCGACCGGCCTCCCTCACCGCCGCCCGCCGGGGATCACCGCCCGCGCGGGGTTACCGGTCCGCTTCCGGCTCCGGGCGGCCGAGCCGCTTCTCGAACCAGTGGTGGGCATACGGTTCGTCGTTGAAGGGCGCCACTTCCCGGAAGCCGGCGGAGTGGTAGAGGCCGATCGCCGCCGTGAGCGCCTTGTTGGTGTCCAGGCGCAGCACCTCGCAGCCGTGCCGGACCGCCCGCTCCTCCAGTTCGGCCAGGAAGCGGCGGCCCAGACCCAGCCCCCGGGCGTGGGGCGCCACCCACATGCGCTTGATCTCGGCCGCGCCGCCGGGCGGCAGCTTCAGGCCGGCGCAGCCGACCGGCTCGCCGTGCAGCCGGGCGACCAGGAACAGCCCGCGCGGCGCACGGAGGCCGCCCACGTCGGGGAGGAGACTCCGGGCGGGGTCGAAACCGGTCTCGAAACACTTCTCCATCTCGGCGAAGTACGACCGCAGACAGCGCTGGGCGTCCTCGTGATCGGGATCGACGGCGTCCACCGCCACCGTCGCGGCGGTCAGCAGCCGGTCCACCTCGGTCATCGCCGCGACCAGGCGTTCGCGCTGGGCCGCGTTGAGGGGCCGGAGCAGTGACCCGGCCAACGCGTCGCTGCGCCGGTCCAGCGTGGCCCGTTCCGCGCGGCCGGCGTCGGTGAGCCGCACCGTACGCACCCGCCGGTCCCCCGGGCACGGCTCGACCGTCACCAGCCCCGCGGTCTCCAGTGAGCGCAGCAGGCGGCTGACGTACCCCGAGTCGAGCCCGAGCCGCTCCCGCAGCCCGCGGACATCACGCCCCTGCTCGCCGATCTCCCACAGCAGGCGCGCCTCGCCGATGGGCCGGTCGCGGCCGAGGTAGTGGTCGTGGAGCACCCCCACGCGCTCCGTGACGGTGCGGTTGAACCGCCGTACCTGTTCGATGTGCGCTGCGTCCATTCGCTGACTTTAGTCAGAGAAGTCGGGGGAGGTACAGAGGCGGACCCGTCCCGACGTGCCGTTCGAGGTGCACCGCCGGGCCACAGGGTTCCCGTGCGGCAAGGCCCCGGCCGTACCGTCGGACACCCGCGCCGCCGCGTACCGCCGGGTGGTGACCGCCGGGGGCTACCCCCGGACGATTCCGCCCAGCCACGGGCCGAGCGAGTGGAGCAGGACCGGTTCCCGGTAGGTCTCGCCCCCGGGCAGGGGGACGATCAAGGTCCGGGACGGCGGGAAGGCGCGTTCCTTCACATAGGCGGCCCCGCCGTAGACCGATCGCAGGAACGCCGGGACCGCGTCCCGGGGGACGTCCTCGAAGTCCACCTCGGCCACGGTGATCCGTGCGTCGCCCTCCGGATGGAGCCACACCGAGACCGCCGGCGAGCCCGTGAGCTCGATGTACGCCTCGTGCGGCAGCGAACCGTCCGGGTCGAGGACCGTGAACGCGCCGGCCGCGAGACGGCGGGAGACCTGGTCCGTGCCGATCGAGTGACTGGTGGAGAGCTCCCGGCCGAACTCGCGCGCGACCTCGTGGACGGCGGCGACGGCGGCCTCGGTGCTCGGCAGACGCGGGTGGCTCATGTCCGGGATCATGCCGCACCGGAGCGCATCCGTGGCGACCGGGTACCGGGCTGCCGCTCCTGGAGGTCCCGGAGTGCGGCCCGCGGCCACCCGCCTCCGGCCCGGACCCTCTTCCCGGTCGGCGGGCCCGCCCTGGTGCTGAGCCGGAGAGGACCGGGCGGCCCGACGGGCCCGCCGGCCTGCCGGCGGAGCCGGATGAATCACCTGGTCGGACCCGTGCCGCCGCTGGTGTAATGCGGGGATGGAGATCACCCCGGACATGGAGGAGACCGCACGGGACGGCGCGGAGGCCACCCCGGACGCGGGGAAGAGCACCTCGGACGCGGAGGCGGCCGCGCCGGTCGCGGACGCGCCGCCGGCCGCCGATCCGTGGCCCGGGCACTTCGCCGCCCAGGGGTACCCGGGGGCCCGCCTGATCGGCGCCGGCGTCGAGGGCGTCGTCTACCGGCTGGGCGGCGGCCGGGTCGCCAAGGTCTGGCACGGCCGGCCGCCGGGCGGCCCGGAACTCCTCCGTGCGGTGTACGCCGACCTCGCCCGGCACCGGCTGCCGTTCGCCACCCCGGAGATCCTAGAGATCACGCAGCACCGGGGCGTCCTGGTGACGTACGAGCGGGAGCTGCCCGGCGCCCCGGTCCGGGGCGACTCCGCGCACCAGCCCTACGGGCGCGGGATCCCCGCCCGCGACCGCGACGCGCTGCTCGCCGTGCTGCGCGGCCTCGCCGCCGTGCCAGGCACCGACGCCATGCGCCGGCTGACCGTCCAGGGGGACGACCGCCCGCTGTGGCGGGACCACGACCGCTTCCAGGACGCGCTCGCGGCCCTGGTGGTCCGGGCCGTGGACCGGCACGGCACCGACCTGGCCGGGTACGTACCCGGCTTCGGCCCGGGGGTGCGACGCACCCTGGACGCGCTGCGGTCGCTGCCCGACGCCCCGGTCACCGCCGTCCACGGCGACCTCGTGCCGCCCAACCTCCACACCGACGCGGCCGGCCGGCCCGTCGCCGTCCTGGACCTGGGCTTCTTCACCACCGCGGGCGACCCGGCCTTCGAGGCCGCCGTCGCCGCGTCCGTGTGGGACATGTACGGCCCGTACGCCGAGGAGCACGCCGCGGAGCTCACCCGGCTCGTCGCCGGCGAGTTCGGGTACGCGCCCGCCACCCTCGCCGCGTACCAGGCCGCCTACGCCCTCACCACCTACGACCTGTTCGGCCGGGACGACCGCGACGGGCACTTCCGGTGGTGTGCCGGGCAGCTGCGCCGCAACGCCGTATTCCAGGGCCGGACCTGACCGGCCGCCGGGTCAGGTACCGCCCGGCAGCGGACGGTGCACGCCGCCGTTGCGCCGGTGCCGGCTCCGGTGCCGATGCGGGGGCGTGGGAGGGCGGCCGTGGCGGGCCGCCGCCGGGGCTGACGGCCCGCTCGGCCCCCGGGGGAGGTGACGGCTGCTCAGTCCGCCGGCGGGGGCGACGGCTGCCGCCCGGGGGCGCGGACGGTGCGGCTGCGCCCGCGGAACTCGGCGATCACCGTGTCCCCGCGGACCACCGTCACGTCGTAGATGCCGCTGCGCCCGAACCTGGTGCGTTCCCGGGCCGTCGCCACCAGCACGTCACCCTCGTACGCGGGCGTCACGAAGTCGATGTCGGCCCCGGCCGCGACGGTCACCGGCCCGTGGCTGTTGCAGGCGCAGGCGAAGGCGGTGTCGGCGAAGAGGAAGAGGTAGCCGCCGTGGGCGATGCGGTGCCCGTTGACCATCGCGGAAGTGACCGTCATGCGGAGCACCGAAGTCCCCGGGCCGTGGTCCAGGAGCTCGATGCCCAGCCGCCGGGACGCCTCGTCCTCGTCGAGCATCCGCACGACGGGGTCCGGCGTCGTCTCCATGGCCCGCGCCACCTGTCCACCCTCTCCCGGCCGACCGAATATTCGGTACGTGCGTGTCGCGCTCCAACCAACCCGGTCGGCCCGCGGACTGTCAAGGGGGACGCGGGCGGCCGCCGAGCCGCTCACCGGTGGTGTCCGGCCCCGTCTTCGATGCGC from Streptomyces pactum encodes:
- a CDS encoding cellulase family glycosylhydrolase, with translation MRLRRAAAALILALGLLAATPGPAAARAVAAGTSPPGPPAAEAAWPVPVATVTSADGRTHFTDRSGRVLRPRGLNLGKTDTVTEERVAHAARAGFTLLRLNIQWERVEPRRGHYDTGYLRYLDRVLDWADRHRMLVLVDWHQDVYGPAFGSNGIPAWATRTDGLPFEPDPDDWFAGYFQPAVQAAFRHLYDDPDLRAAQTRVYAEVAAALRGHRSLLGYDLFNEPFGPIAGDPLDPGNQIAAAAELERGRLAAMYRRLIGAVRAEDPDAWLFVEPTVLVGQGVPTELPRFTDPRRGPDRLGYAPHYYDTAVESGADWDPAGGFVENYEAAVTGYPTAHRLPVLVGEWGPPKATTPGNAELIRRQVASMNGFAAGWAMWYDCRAPDGGGYCAHDADGTPAPGKEPAFAPYAPAVAGTPGAEHHDAATGTYTLTFTAGRTTRHAWTTVTLPVTAFPRGAELSTSGGGPAVIRTAAGRAHLLFPGARPGAEVRVTATAR
- a CDS encoding protein-tyrosine phosphatase family protein, which gives rise to MSESWSSTAAGVIRFPSGAMIRGRGLRHPLPSGPVPSFAVHLLGKRPPVTEWESRWLRWPDFLLPKDRAEARSLFREALRRAAHERVEVACGGGRGRTGTALACIAVLDGVPPDEAVAYVRRHYSPRAVETPWQRRFVARFGEE
- a CDS encoding GNAT family N-acetyltransferase; this encodes MDRPSQIIECGDLVLRRWRGRSDFALAFRLIEESVDHLSPWMPWAAGHGEESTREFLATSEEKWASGETFNYAVGRDGRLVGMCQTYRGADPRGWGLGYWLHPAATGRGIATTAVAALITEMFTLPGVEYLEIRHDLANTSSGAVPRRLGFTEVRRERAEQPVAPACCGIDVIWRLDRPASPAAGGPAGPAVGAPARRPSGRVPGHPDPGTGRSGTGGVSGAPRARGC
- a CDS encoding NAD(P)-dependent oxidoreductase, yielding MTETVSETVSGGSRQRRVAVLGTGIIGAPVAVNLSGSFAVRVWNRTRAKADALAAAGGIEAVGTPAEAVTGADVVVTVLKDGAAVLEAMEAAAAALSPGTVWVQLSTVGVTAADELMGLAERHGLVYFDAPVLGTRQPAEQGKLVVLASGPVTGREAAQRVFDVIGGRTVWVAEEPGAGSRLKLALNTLVLALTHGTAESLAVAKALGVDPALVVEVVSGGPLDSGYFRTKASAMLGDDYTTNFSLSNAAKDAQLVVDAAEQAGITVDGVAAGLRRSLRAIEAGHGDKDMAASYLAG
- a CDS encoding TetR/AcrR family transcriptional regulator; the protein is MARTKEFDPDAALQAALELFWRRGYEATSMADLVEHLGIGRASIYATFGSKHRLYLAALDHYIGSGGPRLLAELSRPGPALPGVRAVVRRFAAEATTEEDRLMGCFVTNTAAELAPRDPAAARRVELNWDRLETLLHSALVRAQAQGELPAGRDPRALARMLLVLLQGMRVVGKASEDPGRVLDAAEQALALLD
- a CDS encoding GNAT family N-acetyltransferase, which gives rise to MSDDVRLRPVEPDDLETFFEQEHDPEAVRRSHFPPRDRETFMTHWATKVLGDPGVLVRAVSVDGETAGNVVSWWMGDRRFIGYWLGRRYWGRGVGTRALALFLELERVRPLHADPHAANTGSVRLLERAGFRRAGTERHGDQKHIMLVLDADGARAS
- a CDS encoding S1 family peptidase; the protein is MRIPKLITALAAALISLLALSPAASADSRPAPRSDVGPYIIGGSYAQNAPWAARLFSNGRQTCSATIIAPTWILTAKHCVSGGGLSFRIGSLDQTSGGTTANGAQTYTHSASDLALVRLDRSVSATYARLGQPGSVSVGQTVQVYGWGATSQCGSEANCQSQYLKVANVSVTGGCRDAYSGSAICARRGDGITAGGDSGGPMMANGVQVGVASTSDRQTTTAYTNVTAYRSWIQSIAGV
- a CDS encoding GNAT family N-acetyltransferase, with the translated sequence MPQLTTTRLVLREWRESDLAPWAALNADPEVRAHFPEVLTAERSEASARAFQADLERRGWGWWAVEVRATGEFIGFTGLDPVDDEMPFTGVEAGWRLARSAWGHGYATEAARAVLDFGFDSLELPEILAVTAVGNTRSRAVMRRLGMSHDPADDFDDPTVPPGPLRRSVLYRLRREDHRR
- a CDS encoding nucleoside deaminase, yielding MVNDEDMRHLRRCVELAAEALAAGDEPFGSLLVDGAGTVRAEDRNRVASGDRTRHPEFALARWAADHLTPQERAAATVYTSGEHCPMCAAAHGWVGLGRIVYAASSRQLTAWLEEWGVPAAPVRPLPVQEIAPGVIVEGPVAGPAEEVRALHRRFHGREA
- a CDS encoding hydrophobic protein produces the protein MIPLLIALLLALVLFGAGFALKALWWVALVVIVLWVLGFFIRPAGTGGRRGRWYRW
- a CDS encoding CsbD family protein produces the protein MAAGEKAKAAAEQAKGKAKEAAGRAAGNERLEAEGRGEKARGNARQTKEKAKDTFRS